Within the Streptomyces sp. NBC_00554 genome, the region CTTCGTCGCGCTGTCGCCGACGACCGGTGAGCGCGAGGCGTCCGCATCGGCCCAGCGGCCGGTCGAGAGCGTCGCCCGTTAACGGCGGCCCCGGAGCCATGACGAACCGGAAGGCACGTCCCGAACCACCGAGCGAGGAGGCCATGCGTACACCCCGTAGGACCCCCAAACCCGGCGCCGAGCCGCCCCAGGCCCCGGCGCGCGGTCGGCGTGCGCACGCGGGTCCGCCGGCGGACGAGCGCGCGGACACCGAGGAGACCGACACCGGGGCACCGCCAGAGGCACCCCCTCGCGCCGGCACGTGGCGCATCCGCCCCCGCACCGTTCGGGCCAAGATCGTCTGCCTGCTGATGGTGCCGGTCGTCTCGCTGCTCGCGCTGTGGGCGTACGCAACAGTGACCACCGCCCAGGACGTCGCACGGCTACGGCAGTTGCAGAGCGTGGACTCGACGGTCCGGGCCCCGGTCGACGCCGCCGTCGCCGCACTCCAGACCGAACGCGCGGCCGCCGTCCGGTACGCGACCGCCCCTGGCACCGTGCAGGAGAGCGACCTCAAGGAGCTGGCCGGGCGCACCGACCGGGCGGTGGCAAAGCTGCGACTCGGTGAGCACACCGTCGCCGACGGCGCGGACCTGCCCGCCGGAGTGGCCACGCGCCTGGAGACCTTCGTCACCGGAGCCGAGCAACTGCGGACCCTGCGCACCGCCGTGCTGAACCGCCGTACGGGATGGGACGAGACCTACAGGACGTACACCAGGACCATTTCGACGGCCTTCGCCGTGGGCGGCGCGCTCACCGGCATCCAGGACGCCGATCTGGGCTCCGACGCGCGCGTGCTGCTCGAATTCTCCCGTGCCGGGGAGGCGCTCGCCCAGGAGGACACGGTCCTGGCCAGCGCCCGGCTCGCCAGGACTCTCGACGGCGAGCGACTGCGGCTGTTCGCAGGGGCTGTCGACACCCGCCGCACGCTGACCGACGCGGCTGTGGCGGATCTCGGCGGGCCGGAACGAGCCGCCTGGCACGACCTCGTGGAGGGGAGCGCGTACGCCGACGTAGGCGCCGTCGAGGACAAGGTGCTCGCGTCCCCATCCGGCGGCAAGGCGATCTCCGCCGCTCCGGAGGCCGACTGGAACACCGCCCACGCGCGCGTGCAGGACGGAATGCGGACGATCGAGGCGAACGCGGGCCGCGGTGTCGCTGACCGGGCGGACCCGTTCACGCGCGGGCTGCTCACACCGGCCGGCGCCGCGGTTCTGTTCGGACTCGCCGCCGTCGTCGCGTCGCTCGTCATCTCCGTACGCATCGGACGCGGGCTCGTCATCGAGCTGGTGAGCCTGCGCAACAGCGCCCTGGAGATCGCGCGCCGCAAACTCCCGCAAGCCATGCGCAGACTGCGCGCGGGAGAGGAGATCGACGTCCGAGCCGAGGCCCCGCCCGGACCGCCCGCGGAGGACGAGGCCGGGCAGGTCGCGGAAGCCCTGGGCACCGTGCACCGAGCCGCCCTGCGCGCCGCCGTCGAACGTGCCGAACTCGCCAGCGGAATCTCCGGGGTCTTCGTCAATCTCGCTCGCCGCAGCCAGGTTCTCGTGCACCGTCAACTGAGCCTGCTGGACAGCATGGAGCGCAGGTCCGATGACCCGAACGAGCTGAGTGACCTGTTCCGGCTCGACCACCTCACCACAAGGATGCGGCGCCATGCGGAGAGCCTGATCATCCTCTCCGGGGCCGCGCCCGGACGGGCCTGGCGGATGCCGGTCTCGCTGACGAACGTGGTCCGCGCGGCAGTCTCCGAAGTCGAGGACTACGCGCGCGTGGAGGTGCGACAACTCCCCGAAGCGCTGGTGGTGGGCGGCGCGGTGGCCGACCTCACCCACCTCCTTGCGGAAATCGTCGAGAACGCCGCCCAGTTCTCGCCGCCGCACACCCGAGTCCGGGTCACCGGAGAGCCGGTCGGCAACGGCTACGCCGTGGAGGTCGAGGACCGGGGGCTCGGCATGGGCAAGGAGACGCTCGCCGAGGCCAACCGCCGGATCGAGCAGTCCGAAACCCTCGACCTCTTCGACAGCGACCGGCTCGGCCTCTTCGTGGTCAGCAGGCTCGCGGCCCGCCATGGCATCAAGGTGCACCTGCGGACCTCGCCCTACGGCGGCACCACCGCGGTCGTTCTGCTGCCCACCGCCCTGCTGCACGGCGGCGCGGCGGAACGTTCCCCCCGCAGGGGCGACACCGAAAGGCCCGCGCAACGCGAGTACGCGCGGGTGACGGCCGCCCCAGAGCAGGAATCCGTCCAGGCCGTCACCGAGCGGCCGGCGCTGGTGCCCCCCATCCAGACCGCCGTCGAAGCCCCGGCGAACGGTTCGCCCGAAAATCCCCCTCCCGGAGTCACCACTTTGCGGCTGCACCGGCCCCCGGACGACGCCGAAGAGTCCGACGACCTCCCTCGGCGTGTGCGGCAGGCGAACCTCGCACCGCAACTGCGCGAACAGCGTGCCGAGGAGCCGGTACAAACGGCGGATGACCAGGCCGATGGCAAACGCACCCCCGAAGTCGTACGGGACCGGATGTCGGCCTACCGCGACGGCTGGGTGCGCGGGGGCGGCAGGTCACCCGGCCTCCGTGCCACACCCGACCCCGAAGCGGGCAGCGACAGCAGCGAAGGAGACCCCGCATGATCCAGGATCCGAGCATGAGGGCCGCCCAGCAGTCCGGCGAACTCGACTGGCTGCTGGACGACTTGGTGCTGCGTGTGGCTGAGGTGCGGCACGCAGTGGTGCTGTCCAACGACGGACTCGCGGTGGGAGCGTCCACCGCCCTGCGGCGCGAGGACGCCGAACACCTCGCGGCCGTCGCCTCCGGCTTCCACAGCCTGGCCAAGGGCGCCGGCCGCCACTTCGGAGCCGGAGGCGTGCGTCAGACGATGGTGGAGATGGACGACGGCTTCCTGTTCGTGGCGGCCGCTGGCGACGGCTCATGCCTCGCTGTCCTGACCGCGGTGACTGCCGACATCGGCCTGGTGGCGTACGAGATGGCGCTGCTGGTCAAGCGCGTCGGCGAACACCTCTACACACCGCCGCGCGTTGGCGCACAACCGCCTGCCGCCGGATGACCGAGGACGGTCGGTGCAGATGACCGAGAACATGCCGGGCGCCTCTCCGCAGGAGGGCAGCCAGTGGTACGACAACGAGGCCGGACCTCTCGTCCGCCCCTACGCGATGACGGGTGGCCGTACCAAATCCGGCCCCACGGGCGTGCGCTTCGATCTGATCGCCCTCGTCACGCTCGACACGGGTGCACCCGGTATCGACGACGACACCTCACTGGGGCCGGAGCACCGGGCCCTGATCGAGCTGTGCCGTATCGAGACGCAATCGGTGGCCGAACTCTCCGCCGACGCCGACCTGCCGGTGGGCGTGGTCAGGGTGCTTCTGGGCGATCTCCTGGAACTGGGCTGCGTCACCGTGAGCCGCCCGGTACCCCCCGCCCAACTGCCCGACGAGCGGATCCTCCGCGAGGTGATCGAGGGACTGAGGGCGCTCTAGATGAACCAAGTCGGATTGTCCTGTGCGCTTTTGCCGACACATCCGGGTACCAAATGGGGTGTCTGTCGGCCGCAACGGTCAATAGCGGTCCAATCCCTCGAAAGGGGCCCGCAGTTGCCATGATGCTGACTCCGCGCACCCGCACAGATGTACCGACCTGTAATCCGTATGGACGTACCCACGTCGACCGTTGCCGGCACACCCGAGAGAAGTGATCAATGGTCTCCGAGAACTCCGATGCCTCGGATGGCGACATGACCGCCCTGGCGTTGAAGATACTGGTCGCCGGCGGATTCGGCGTGGGCAAGACCACCCTGGTGGGCGCGGTCAGTGAGATCCGGCCGCTGCGCACCGAGGAGTTGCTGAGCGAGGCGGGTCAGTCGGTGGACGACACCGATGGCGTGGACCAGAAGGTCACGACGACCGTCGCCATGGACTTCGGTCGCATCACCATCAGGTCCGGTCTCTCGCTCTACCTCTTCGGGACCCCGGGCCAGGACCGGTTCTGGTTCCTGTGGGACGAGTTGTCACAGGGCGCCCTCGGAGCCGTCGTCCTCGCGGACACCCGGCGGCTCGAGGACTGCTTCCCCGCCGTGGACTACTTCGAGCACCGGCACATCCCGTTCGTGGTGGCCGTCAACTGCTTCACGGGCGCCCGTACTTACGGTGCTCAGGACGTGTCCCGCGCCCTCGACCTCGACCGGGGTACGCCTGTGGTGCTCTGCGACGCCCGTGACCGGGACTCCGGGAAGGAGGTGCTGATTCGTCTGGTCGAGTACGCCGGGCGGGTACACACCGCCCGGCTGCTCGACTCCGTCGGCTGAGACACGTCGCGCCCGCTCCGTTTGGCCCGGTCGGGCGAGGATCGGGACTCTCAGCCGGCCAGCGCGGCGAAGGCAAGAACCTTCTTGATCCTTACTCGTACGAGGAGTTCACCGGGAACCCCGTTGCGCTCCCCAAACTCCGTGGCGCGCTCCTCGCCCATGTAGCGGGCGCCGATCCGAGCGGCCCAGTGCCGCAGATCGTCGAGATCCTCCGAAAGCTCGGCCCGCCCCTCCAGCACAACGAAGTCGAAGGGCGGCCGGTCGTCGTCCACACACAACGCGACCCGCCCGTCCCGGGCCAGATTCCGTCCTTTGACGGTTTCCTTCCCGGTGTTGAAGACCACGTCGTCACCGTCCAGTAGAAACCAGATCGGCGCCACATGCGGACTTCCGTCGGCCCGGACGGTCGACAGCTTTGCGGTGCGGGTTCCGTGCGAGACGAACGCCCGCCATTGCTCCTCGGTCATCTTCTGTGCCATGCCCCCATCCTCCTTGCCCGGGCTCCGGCTGTGGTGAAGGCTGGCTGGTCAGATCCTCCGGTCAGGGGGATCGACACCACGGGGAGACCGGATCATGGCGCAGAACACGCAACTCGGCTGGTTGCTGGACGACCTCACAGAGCGGGTCGAACACGTACGGCACGCCTTGGTGCTGTCCAACGACGGGCTGGTGACCGGTGCGAGTACGGGACTTCGGCGCGAGGACGCCGAACATCTCGCAGCCGTGTCGTCAGGTCTGCACAGCCTCGCCAAGGGATCCGGACGCCATTTCGGCGCGGGCCAGGTGCGCCAGACGATGATCGAGTTCGACGACGCGGTGCTCTTCGTCACCGCGGCGGGCGCCGGCAGTTGTCTGTGTGTCCTCAGCGCCGCGGAGGCCGACATCGGCCACATCGCGTATGAGATGACCTTGCTCGTGAACCGTGTCGGCGAGCACCTCGGCGTCGATGCGCGACATCCGGGGAGCACACCCGTCGAAGACCTTTGACCTGCGCATACGTCGCCGCGGTCGAAGTTATCCACAGGCTCGGCGCGAGATCCGTCGAACCGGCTACGGTTTTTCCCGAAGCAAGCGCACGCCAGCGCGAGCAACTTCTGCGACGGGGGAGAACCATGTCCGGCAACACCATCACGACCACTGACCAATCCGCCACGTCCGCGGCCGGCATCTCCGTGTCCGCCACTCCTGCCACAGCCTCGGCAGGGGCGCGCCGACCGCCCCTCGCGCTCAGCCGTGCCGCACGAGAACTCGATCTCAAGCGAGGTGAGTTCGACCTCGCCGTACAACTCGGGTGCGTACGGACCATCCCGGATGAAGGGGGAGGAGGACGCCGGGTCTCCCGGACGGAGATCGACCGGGTGCGCTCCGAGCCCGGCTATCCCGAGGCCTTGCGGGACCGCGTCGAGGCCGTGGGTACCAGGGAGGGTGCCGCCCTCATGGAGGTGACGACCGCCAGGTTCACGCGCCTCGCGCGCCTGGGCCTGGTGGTGCCGGTGAAGTTTTATCTCAACAGGTACCGAGCGGTCGTGTGGCTGTATCTGGCGGAGGAATTGCGGCAGTTCGCGGCCGACACGGACAACGCCCGGCTGTTGAGCGGCCGCACACCAGAAGGGCTCCGCGACCAGCTGGACGAAGGGCTGGACCTCCGTCCCCGCAACTGGCGGGGGCGCCACATGGGGTTCCTGCTGCGACAGACCGAAGACCCGTGGGAGCGGGCCGCGGTCGTGGCGTCCCTGCTCGAACCGGTCCAGGTCGCCGAGATCGTCAGGGATCCGTACGAGCGCGCCCATCTGAACCGCTGCCGGCCCGAACGCGCCTCCCACGGCGCCCCCGACTCTCCCGCCGCGCACACCGCCTCGCGGATCATGACAGCCGACGACGCCGACGAGATCAGCTGGCTCCGGGTCGACTTGGGGCAGCTGCTCGCCGAAGCCCGCGATCTCCGTCCCGCTCCACGTCCCGCGCCGAGGGCTTCACAGCCGAAGGTCCCACGCCCGGGACCGGCCGTCGGACCGCCGAATCGGCCCGCGACCGAGGGGCCCGAGCGGCCACGGAGGCTGCTCGGCTGGTTGCGCCGCAAGAACCCCTGACTGCCCGGCACTTCCCTCGGGCCCGGCACTTCCCACAGCTCCCGGACTGGCTACAGGGCCCTGAAAAGCCCCTCCTGGACGACCGAGACGAGCAGGCGTCCCTCCAGGTCGTAGATGCGTCCGCGGGCAAGCCCGCGCCCGCCCGTCGCGATGGGGGACTCCTGGTCGTACAGGAACCACTCGTCCGCGCGGAACGGCCGGTGGAACCACATGGCGTGGTCCAGCGAGGCCATGTCGAAACCTCGCGGACCCCACAGCGGTTCCACCGGAATGCGGACGGCGTCCAGAAGGGTCATGTCGCTCGCGTACGTCAGCGCGCAGGTGTGCACGAGCGGATCGTCGCCCAGTGGCCCGACTGCGCGCATCCACACAGCGCTGCGCGGCTCGGCGTCCTTGATCTCCTCGGGGGTCCAGCGGAGCCGGTCCACATAGCGGATGTCGAAGGGCTGACGCCGGGCCATGCGCTCCAACGCGTCGGGAAGCGCGCCCAGATGCTCCTTGATCTCCTGCGCCAGCGTCGGCAGCGATTCCGGATCCGGGACCTCGCGGGCCGGCGGCAACTGGTGCTCGAAGCTCCCCTGCTCAGGCTTGTGAAAGGAGGCGGTCAGATTGAAGATCGTGCGGCCCTGCTGCACGGCGGTGACACGACGCGTGGTGAACGACCGCCCGTCGCGGACCCGTTCGACCTGGTACACGATCGGCACGCCCGGGATGCCCGGGCGCAGGAAGTACGCGTGCAGTGAGTGCACCGGCCGGTCGCCTTCCGTGGTGCGCCCGGCGGCGACCAGGGCCTGGCCGGCCACCTGGCCGCCGAACACCCGCTGCAGTGACTCCTGCGGGCTGCGGCCACGGAAGATGTTGACCTCGATCTGCTCCAGGTCGAGCAGGTCGACAAGCCTCTCGGCTGGGTTCGTCATGTGTGGGATTCTCCTGTGCTCACAGCTGGCCGACGTCGGTGACCCGGACGACCGCACGGCCCTCGGCGTCGGAAGCCGTGAGGTCGACTTCCGCGCTGATGCCCCAGTCATGATCGCCGTTCGGGTCCGCGAAGGTCTGACGGACGCGCCACAGGGCGTTCTGCGGCTCCTCCACGATCGACAGCAACTTGGGGCCGCGGGCGTCGGGACCGGTGCCGAGGTCCTCGTACTCGTCCCAGTACTTGTCCATCGCCTCGCCCCAGGCATCGGCGTCCCAGCCCGAGTCGGCATCCAGCTCGCCGAGCTCGTTCACGTGGTCGAGGGCGGCGAGTTCGACGCGGCGGAACATGGAGTTGCGGACCAGGACGCGGAAGGCGCGGGCGTTCGAGGTGACCGGCTTGACCTCGTCGGCCTTCTCCTGGGCCTCCTCGGCCGTCATCACCTCCGGGTTGGCGAGCTGCTCCCACTCGTCCAGGAGACTGGAGTCGACCTGGCGCACCATCTCGCCGAGCCAGGCGATCAGATCCTCCAGGTCCTCGGACTTGAGGTCGTCGGGGACGGTGTGTTCAAGGGCCTTGTAGGCACTGGCGAGGTAGCGCAGGACGATGCCCTCGGTGCGGGCGAGCTCGTAGAAGGAGACGAACTCGGTGAAGGTCATCGCCCGTTCGTACATGTCACGGATGATGGACTTCGGCGACAGCGGATGGTCACCGACCCACGGATGGCTCTTGCGGTAGACGTTGTAGGCGTGGAAGAGCAGCTCCTCCAGCGGCTTGGGGTACGACACGTCCTGGAGCCGCTCCATGCGCTCCTCGTACTCGACGCCGTCCGCCTTCATCACCGCCACGGCCTCACCGCGCGCCTTGTTCTGCTGGGCCGCGAGAATCTGCCGCGGATCGTCCAGCGTGGACTCCACGACCGACACCATGTCCAGGGCGTACGAAGGGGATTCGGGCTCCAGGAGGTCGAACGCGGCGAGCGCGAAGGTCGACAGCGGCTGGTTGAGCGCGAAGTCCTGCTGCAGATCGACGGTGAGACGCACGATGCGGCCCTCGGCGTCCGGCTTGTCGAGCTTCTCGACGACGCCGCCGTCGAGAAGCGAGCGGTAGATGGCGATCGCCCGCCGGATGTGCCGCAGCTGCTGCTTGCGCGGCTCGTGGTTGTCCTCCAGCAGGTGTCGCATCGCCTCGAAGGCGTTCCCCGGCCGGGCGATCACCGAAAGGAGCATCGTGTGGGTGACCCGGAAACGGGAGGTCAGCGGCTCGGGCTCGGAGGCGATGAGCTTCTCGAAGGTGTTGTCCGTCCAACCGACGAAACCCTCGGGAGCCTTCTTGCGCACCACCTTGCGGCGCTTCTTGGGGTCGTCGCCGGCCTTGGCGAGCGACTTCTCGTTCTCGATGACGTGCTCGGGCGCCTGAGCGACGACGAAACCCGCAGTGTCGAAGCCCGCGCGCCCGGCGCGGCCCGCGATCTGGTGGAACTCGCGGGCACGAAGGGTCCGGACCCGCGTGCCGTCGTACTTCGTCAGAGCCGTGAACAGCACAGTGCGAATGGGGACGTTGACGCCGACACCGAGGGTGTCCGTACCGCAGATGACCTTCAGGAGACCGGCCTGGGCCAGCTTCTCCACGAGCCGTCGGTACTTGGGCAGCATGCCCGCGTGGTGCACGCCGATGCCGTGACGCACGTAACGGGAGAGGTTCTGGCCGAACTTGGTGGTGAAGCGGAAATTGCCGATCAGGTCGGCGATCTTGTCCTTCTCCTCACGCGTGCACATGTTGATGCTCATCAGGGCCTGCGCCCGCTCCACGGCCTGCGCCTGGGTGAAGTGCACGATGTAGACGGGGGCCTGCTTGGTCGCCAGCAGCTCGGTGAGGGTCTCCGTCAGCGGAGTCAGCACGTACTCGTAGGACAGCGGCACGGGCCGGGTCGCCGAGCGGACCACCGATGTGGGCCGGCCGGTGCGGCGGGTGAGGTCCTTCTCGAACATCGAGACGTCGCCGAGCGTCGCCGACATCAGGATGAACTGCGCCTGTGGCAGTTCCAGGATCGGGATCTGCCACGCCCAGCCGCGGTCGGCCTCCGCGTAGAAGTGGAACTCGTCCATCACGACCTGGCCGACATCCGCGTGCTTGCCGTCGCGCAGCGCGATGGAGGCCAGCACCTCGGCGGTGCAGCAGATGATGGGGGCGTCGGCGTTCACGGAGGCGTCGCCGGTCAGCATGCCGACGTTCTCGGTGCCGAACATCTTGCACAGCTCGAAGAACTTCTCCGAGACCAGAGCCTTGATCGGCGCCGTGTAGAAGGTGACCTCGTCGCGAGCGAGAGCCGCGAAGTGCGCGCCCGCGGCGATCATGCTCTTGCCCGAGCCGGTGGGCGTCGAGACGATCACGTTCGCACCCGAGACCACCTCGATCAGCGCCTCCTCCTGGTGGGGATAGAGGGTGAGACCGCGTTCCCCGACCCACGACTCGAAGGCTTCGTAGAGGGCGTCGGGGTCTGCGGTCTGCGGCAGCTGATCGATAAGGGTCACGCCCCCATCTTGCCTGTGAACCCACTCGATGGGGGAATCGGATGCTCGTCCGAAGATCACGAACGCTACGCTGTGGCGCCGACGAAGCGTCAGCGCATGCGGGCAACTGGACAGCGGCACAAGAGGAATGGGGCGGGGAACGGCCATGATGGGACCAGCACACTCACTGTCGGGAGCTGCGGCCTGGCTCGGCGTCGGAGCGGCGGCGGCCGCGGCCGGTCACACGATGCCCTGGCCGGTTCTCCTCGTCGGGGCCCTGATCTGCGCGGGAGCCGCGCTCGCCCCCGACCTGGACCACAAGGCGGCCACGATCTCGCGGGCCTTCGGACCGGTCTCACGGGCCCTGTGCGAGATCGTCGACAAACTCTCGTACGCCGTCTACAAGGGGACCCGC harbors:
- a CDS encoding DUF6397 family protein; the encoded protein is MSGNTITTTDQSATSAAGISVSATPATASAGARRPPLALSRAARELDLKRGEFDLAVQLGCVRTIPDEGGGGRRVSRTEIDRVRSEPGYPEALRDRVEAVGTREGAALMEVTTARFTRLARLGLVVPVKFYLNRYRAVVWLYLAEELRQFAADTDNARLLSGRTPEGLRDQLDEGLDLRPRNWRGRHMGFLLRQTEDPWERAAVVASLLEPVQVAEIVRDPYERAHLNRCRPERASHGAPDSPAAHTASRIMTADDADEISWLRVDLGQLLAEARDLRPAPRPAPRASQPKVPRPGPAVGPPNRPATEGPERPRRLLGWLRRKNP
- a CDS encoding roadblock/LC7 domain-containing protein is translated as MAQNTQLGWLLDDLTERVEHVRHALVLSNDGLVTGASTGLRREDAEHLAAVSSGLHSLAKGSGRHFGAGQVRQTMIEFDDAVLFVTAAGAGSCLCVLSAAEADIGHIAYEMTLLVNRVGEHLGVDARHPGSTPVEDL
- a CDS encoding acyl-CoA thioesterase — protein: MTNPAERLVDLLDLEQIEVNIFRGRSPQESLQRVFGGQVAGQALVAAGRTTEGDRPVHSLHAYFLRPGIPGVPIVYQVERVRDGRSFTTRRVTAVQQGRTIFNLTASFHKPEQGSFEHQLPPAREVPDPESLPTLAQEIKEHLGALPDALERMARRQPFDIRYVDRLRWTPEEIKDAEPRSAVWMRAVGPLGDDPLVHTCALTYASDMTLLDAVRIPVEPLWGPRGFDMASLDHAMWFHRPFRADEWFLYDQESPIATGGRGLARGRIYDLEGRLLVSVVQEGLFRAL
- a CDS encoding PPOX class F420-dependent oxidoreductase, which encodes MAQKMTEEQWRAFVSHGTRTAKLSTVRADGSPHVAPIWFLLDGDDVVFNTGKETVKGRNLARDGRVALCVDDDRPPFDFVVLEGRAELSEDLDDLRHWAARIGARYMGEERATEFGERNGVPGELLVRVRIKKVLAFAALAG
- a CDS encoding nitrate- and nitrite sensing domain-containing protein, which codes for MRTPRRTPKPGAEPPQAPARGRRAHAGPPADERADTEETDTGAPPEAPPRAGTWRIRPRTVRAKIVCLLMVPVVSLLALWAYATVTTAQDVARLRQLQSVDSTVRAPVDAAVAALQTERAAAVRYATAPGTVQESDLKELAGRTDRAVAKLRLGEHTVADGADLPAGVATRLETFVTGAEQLRTLRTAVLNRRTGWDETYRTYTRTISTAFAVGGALTGIQDADLGSDARVLLEFSRAGEALAQEDTVLASARLARTLDGERLRLFAGAVDTRRTLTDAAVADLGGPERAAWHDLVEGSAYADVGAVEDKVLASPSGGKAISAAPEADWNTAHARVQDGMRTIEANAGRGVADRADPFTRGLLTPAGAAVLFGLAAVVASLVISVRIGRGLVIELVSLRNSALEIARRKLPQAMRRLRAGEEIDVRAEAPPGPPAEDEAGQVAEALGTVHRAALRAAVERAELASGISGVFVNLARRSQVLVHRQLSLLDSMERRSDDPNELSDLFRLDHLTTRMRRHAESLIILSGAAPGRAWRMPVSLTNVVRAAVSEVEDYARVEVRQLPEALVVGGAVADLTHLLAEIVENAAQFSPPHTRVRVTGEPVGNGYAVEVEDRGLGMGKETLAEANRRIEQSETLDLFDSDRLGLFVVSRLAARHGIKVHLRTSPYGGTTAVVLLPTALLHGGAAERSPRRGDTERPAQREYARVTAAPEQESVQAVTERPALVPPIQTAVEAPANGSPENPPPGVTTLRLHRPPDDAEESDDLPRRVRQANLAPQLREQRAEEPVQTADDQADGKRTPEVVRDRMSAYRDGWVRGGGRSPGLRATPDPEAGSDSSEGDPA
- a CDS encoding ATP/GTP-binding protein; its protein translation is MVSENSDASDGDMTALALKILVAGGFGVGKTTLVGAVSEIRPLRTEELLSEAGQSVDDTDGVDQKVTTTVAMDFGRITIRSGLSLYLFGTPGQDRFWFLWDELSQGALGAVVLADTRRLEDCFPAVDYFEHRHIPFVVAVNCFTGARTYGAQDVSRALDLDRGTPVVLCDARDRDSGKEVLIRLVEYAGRVHTARLLDSVG
- a CDS encoding DUF742 domain-containing protein, with the translated sequence MTENMPGASPQEGSQWYDNEAGPLVRPYAMTGGRTKSGPTGVRFDLIALVTLDTGAPGIDDDTSLGPEHRALIELCRIETQSVAELSADADLPVGVVRVLLGDLLELGCVTVSRPVPPAQLPDERILREVIEGLRAL
- a CDS encoding RNA helicase — translated: MTLIDQLPQTADPDALYEAFESWVGERGLTLYPHQEEALIEVVSGANVIVSTPTGSGKSMIAAGAHFAALARDEVTFYTAPIKALVSEKFFELCKMFGTENVGMLTGDASVNADAPIICCTAEVLASIALRDGKHADVGQVVMDEFHFYAEADRGWAWQIPILELPQAQFILMSATLGDVSMFEKDLTRRTGRPTSVVRSATRPVPLSYEYVLTPLTETLTELLATKQAPVYIVHFTQAQAVERAQALMSINMCTREEKDKIADLIGNFRFTTKFGQNLSRYVRHGIGVHHAGMLPKYRRLVEKLAQAGLLKVICGTDTLGVGVNVPIRTVLFTALTKYDGTRVRTLRAREFHQIAGRAGRAGFDTAGFVVAQAPEHVIENEKSLAKAGDDPKKRRKVVRKKAPEGFVGWTDNTFEKLIASEPEPLTSRFRVTHTMLLSVIARPGNAFEAMRHLLEDNHEPRKQQLRHIRRAIAIYRSLLDGGVVEKLDKPDAEGRIVRLTVDLQQDFALNQPLSTFALAAFDLLEPESPSYALDMVSVVESTLDDPRQILAAQQNKARGEAVAVMKADGVEYEERMERLQDVSYPKPLEELLFHAYNVYRKSHPWVGDHPLSPKSIIRDMYERAMTFTEFVSFYELARTEGIVLRYLASAYKALEHTVPDDLKSEDLEDLIAWLGEMVRQVDSSLLDEWEQLANPEVMTAEEAQEKADEVKPVTSNARAFRVLVRNSMFRRVELAALDHVNELGELDADSGWDADAWGEAMDKYWDEYEDLGTGPDARGPKLLSIVEEPQNALWRVRQTFADPNGDHDWGISAEVDLTASDAEGRAVVRVTDVGQL
- a CDS encoding roadblock/LC7 domain-containing protein, translating into MIQDPSMRAAQQSGELDWLLDDLVLRVAEVRHAVVLSNDGLAVGASTALRREDAEHLAAVASGFHSLAKGAGRHFGAGGVRQTMVEMDDGFLFVAAAGDGSCLAVLTAVTADIGLVAYEMALLVKRVGEHLYTPPRVGAQPPAAG